The following proteins come from a genomic window of Pseudomonas putida:
- a CDS encoding poly(3-hydroxyalkanoate) granule-associated protein PhaI yields MAKVIVKKKDEALGTLGEVRGYARKIWLAGIGAYARVGQEGSDYFKELVRAGEGVETRGKKRIDKELDAANHQLDEVGEEVSRVRGKVEIQLDKIEKAFDARVGRALNRLGIPSKHDVEALSIKLEQLHELLERVAHKP; encoded by the coding sequence GAAGCCCTGGGTACGCTTGGCGAGGTGCGCGGCTATGCGCGCAAGATCTGGCTGGCCGGTATCGGCGCCTACGCCCGCGTTGGTCAGGAAGGCTCTGACTACTTCAAGGAGCTGGTCAGGGCGGGTGAAGGTGTCGAGACTCGCGGCAAGAAGCGCATCGACAAAGAACTCGATGCCGCCAACCACCAGCTTGACGAAGTCGGTGAAGAAGTGAGCCGCGTACGCGGCAAGGTAGAAATTCAACTCGACAAGATCGAAAAAGCTTTCGACGCACGGGTCGGTCGCGCCTTGAATCGCCTGGGTATTCCGTCTAAACATGACGTTGAGGCGTTGTCGATCAAGCTTGAACAGTTGCATGAGCTGCTTGAGCGTGTCGCGCACAAACCATAA